The genomic segment AGGGGCGCGCCGTAGCTGGGGCAGGCGATTGCCTGCTCGGTCGTGAGCCCCCCGACCGCTTGCACGGGAACACTCACCGCCTCGCAGACCTCGCGCAATTGATCGAGCGGGCTGGGCATGCGCTGGCCGCTGGCCGCGATCCCCCGGCGCTCGTCGAAGCCGATGTGGTGGATGACGTAGCCGCAGCCCAGGTCCTCCAGGCGCTTGGCGGAGTCGATCAGGTTCTCGGAGATCATGTTGTCGCCCATCACCTCGACCCCAAAGTCGCGGCCGGCCTTGACGACCTCGCGGACGGTGTGCGGGTGGGCGCGCTCCATCACGACCACGTGGGTGGCCCCGACCTTGGCGACAATCTCCACCTCGCGGTAGCCACCGTCCATGATCTTCAGGTCCGCCACAATCGGCACGTCGGGGAAGGCCTCGCGCAGCACCTTGACCCCATTGGCCCCGTGCGCCATCAGCATCGGCGTCCCTGCCTCCAGCCAGTCCACCCCGGCGCGCATGGCCAGGTGAGCGGTCTCCAGGGCCTCGTCGAGGTCCACAATATCCAGCGAAATCTGTACAATCGGTCTCATATCTCTCCCTTTCGGCACGCCGGAACCGTTCTCCTGCCCCTTTTTCCGCTATACTTTGTGCAGGAGGAAGCAACCATGTTTTTACCTGCACTTGTCTATCTTATTCAGGACACCATTGATCCACGTGCCGAGGCACTCTTGGAGAGCAATGCCAAGGCCATCGCGGCGCTCAAGTCGTTCAAGGCCGAGGGCGATATCGTCACCCAGAGCGGCACCAACACGCGCCACACGGTCTCGCAGGTGCTCGCAGGCCGCCCCAGTTTCTTGCGCTACGAGCTCTGGACGGTCGATGACGCCGGGAAGAAGAGCGAGCAACCCATCTCGCTGCTGCTGAGCGATGGCAAGCAGTATGTCCGCCAGAGCGGCAAGACCTACACCACCCTGACCGCAAACCCCGCCACGATGAGCCTTGGAGCGGAGCCCTGGGACGGTTTCTTCAGCGAGAAGCGCACCTTCCAGACCGTCTTTGCGGGCTACAAACAACAAAAGACCCTGGCTGCGCTCGCCCTCGGGGAGCCGGAGGTGGTCGAGGGTGAGAAGTGCTCGGTTGTCAGCTACCGCTACACGATGTCACTGGGAACCAATACGATCAAGTACGAAGGAAAGCTCTACTTCGGCCAAGACAGCCTCGCGCGTCGCAAGGTGCAGACGATCCAGGTGGGAGAGGGGCCTAAGTCCACCAGCACGGCGACGATCCGTAACCTACAAAAGAACGCTCCCCTGCCCGAGCCCACGGCCTTTGCCTACGTTCCGGGGCCGGGGATCGAGCCCTTCAAAGCGCCGACCCCCAAGCCTGCCGCACCACGCCCACCCCTGCTCGCGGTCGGAACCCCTGCGCCCGACTTCACCGTGATGACACTCGATGGCAAGCCGGTCAAGCTCTCGGACTTCCGGGGGAAAGTGGTGGTGATGGACTTCTGGGCGACCTGGTGTGGCCCCTGTATGGTGACCATGCCCCATATCGAGAAGACCTGGCAGAAGCTCAAGGGCCGCAACGACATTACTGTGCTGGGGGTCTGTGTCTGGGATACCAAGGAGAAGTACGACGAGTGGGTGCCCAAGAACCAGGATAAGTTCACCTTCCCACTGGTCTTCGATACTGCGGCTCGGGACACAGCAAACTCCATCGCCAAGAAGCTCTACAGTGTCAGCGGCATTCCGACCACCTACATCATCGACAAAGAGGGGAAGATCGCCGCGAGCTTTGTGGGCTCCCGAGACATTCCCGCCGGTGTTGAGCCTGCGCTGGCGAAGCTGGGGATTCCGCTGGCCCCCTAATCCCCACTGGCCCCTAACCCCCACGCGTGGGGGAACTGCAAGGTTACAGCGCTCGTGCTACCGCCCGCCGCCAGGACTCCCGGCGGTGGGCTCTTTCGTCTTGGGAGAGCGCCGGCTCAAAGACCCGCTCCGCGCGCCAGGGAGCGATATCGAAGATGCCTGCAGTCTGTCCCGCTAGCACGGCGACTCCAAACGCGGTGGTCTCAGTCTGGGCGGGGCGCTCGACCGGAATTCCGAGCAGATCGGCCTGGAGCTGCATGAGAAAGTCATTGCGAGACGCGCCGCCATCCACCCGCAGTATTCCCGCCAAGGACATGGCCTCTAACAGATCGGCGTTTTGCTGAGCGATAGCCTCTAAAGTGGCGTAGACCAAGTGCGCTTTAGTGGTCCCACGGGTCAGGCCGCAGATCAGGCCGCGCGCCTCCGGGTTCCAGTAGGGGGCACCGAGCCCAGTGAACGCGGGCACGAAGACCACGCCACCGCTATCGGGCACGGAGCGCGCGAGCGCCTCGGTCTCGGCGGCGGTCGCGATTAGCCCGAGCCCATCGCGGAGCCACTGAACCGCAGCGCCCGCGATAAAGACCGCGCCCTCACTGGCGTAGGTGAGCTCCCCGTTTTTCTCCCACGCGACTGTCTGCAAGATGCCGGGAACCCACTGGTCGCGTTCGGTGGGTGGGTTCTCCGTCTTCAGCAGAAAACAGCCCGTGCCGTAGGTGCACTTTGCCATGCCTGGCGTAATGCACTGCTGGCCGTAGAGCGCGGCTTGCTGGTCGCCGAGGATGCCGCAGATGGGGATGCCCTCCCAGTGTCCAAACACGCTCCCCGACGGCTGAATCGTGGGAAGCGAGGCGCGTGCCACCCCAAACAGCGCCAGAAGCTCGTCGTCCCAGTTATTGGTCTGTAGGTTGTAGAGCAGGGTCCGCGACGCATTGCTGGGGTCGGTGGCGTAGCTCTGGCCGCCCGTGAGCTTCCAGAGCAGCCAGGTGTCCACCGTGCCAAAATAGGCGTCTTTCGTCTCGACCCGCTCACTCAGCCACTGGATCTTGGTGCCGGAGAAGTAGGGGTCGAGGAGTAAGCCGGTCTTGGCGCGCACCCCCGGCTCATGGCCGGCGTCTTTGAGCTGGTGGCAGAGCTCCGTGGTGCGGCGGCACTGCCAGACAATCGCGTTTGCCAGCGGCTCGCCGGTGTGCTTGTCCCACGCCACCACCGTCTCGCGCTGGTTGGTGATCCCAATGGCCTGGATATTTTGCTTCCCCACCTGCGCCACGACCGCATCGAGTGTCGCTTTCTGTGCCCGCCAGATCTCCTCAGGGTCGTGCTCCACCCAGCCGGGCTGGGGGTAGTACTGCGGAAACTCCTGCTGTGCCAGCGCCACACAGCGCCCCGAGGCATCAAAGGCCAGTGTCCGGCACGACGTCGTACCACTATCAATTGCGAGAATCATAGTTTCTTCGTTTTTAGCTCCCAATAGGTCTGGCGCTTTTTATACCGCATCACTGTTTCATGCCAGCGTCCCTGAGAAATCTCCGAAGCGAGCTCGCGGACCGGGCGATTCATTATGCAACACCCGCTCTGATATCCGACCGGGGAGTAGTCGCCCAGAAAGTGGGAGAGAGCCTTTTGGAGCTGAAGTCTGTCTACTTCCGAGAGTCCGAGTAACCCATAGAGCTGGAACACTTTGTCCTTACTTCCCAAGTCACGCTGGAAACGACGGCCTGCATCAGGTTGTTTCAGCGTACGGAGGAAGGCACAGTACTGCCACGACGGGGCTCCTCCGATACCAACACCCCCTACGGAAAAGCCACTCCCCCAACCTGTGCTGTTTTCTTGGCTGGAGTCAAACCACTCTAGGCACTCCTCAGCAGCCCGGCGCAAGGCTTCATCGGAAGAGTCCGTGAGTGCGACCAGCTCTAGGTAGGTAGATTTCTGGTTGCTTTTCGTGCGAAGAGATTCTGCCAACTTGAAGACACCGAATCGTTTCTGGGAGGCCTCTTGGACACGCTGAGTCAGATCGGACATGGGGGCATTTTACCGGGGATTGAAAGCCCCGGCATAGGATGAGGAGCGTCCCGAGGACGCGCAGAAGGCATAACTCCCCGCGCCCACGGGGCGCTCCCTTCCCGAGACGGGGCTTTCAATCCCCGTCAAAAAAGATCCGCAACGGCTACCGAGCTGGATTGTCCCAGCGGCGTGACAGAGTCGGTCTCCGTGAGGGTGCGAAGCTCGCCGTAGCCTTCGTCGGTGGGGGAACGGTGGACAATGAGCGTCCGGGCGTTGAGGTTGACGATCCAGTACTCAGGAATCCCCGCGCGGGCATAGAGCTCGGCTTTGGTGGTACGGTCGTAGGCAAGCGTGGAGTCTGATACTTCCACGACGAGCGAGCACTCCGAGGCCGCAGGGTTGTCTGTATAGGTGCGGCGATGTTGCTTTAGTACGGCTAGGTCGGGCTCAGGGGATGTGCTATTGTTGATGTAGATGGGAGCAGAGTGCTGGACAAAGCCGCGGCCAAAGAGCGCAGTCAGTGTGTCGTAGCCGTTGTCGTTTGCGGCGGAGTGGGGCTGGTTCTGGGGCATTTTTTCGATAAGGTCTCCGTCGATGAGTTCGTAGTCGTGGGGCGTGATGAGGTTCGCATCGAGCATGAGCTTGACGTGGGCCTGTGTGAGCCGGAGCCGGGGACGTTCCATCTGTGTCGCCATGCCTCCGATTTTATCGTATCCAGGGATTGGAAATCCCCGTCTGCGTTTTGGGGAGCGTCCCGAGGACGCGCCGAGAGCTTGGTTTGCCGCGCCCACGGGGCGCTCCCTTTCTTTGATGCCGGGGCTTCCAATCCCCGGTAAAATGCCCCCATGAAACATCAAGACGCGCTGTTGCGACACCGCTGGCTCTACGTGGCGCAGAACCTTCAAGTGACCGAGAACGTGCCCAAAGTGATCGAGCTGCTGAGGCGCGCCAAGGCCGCGGGCTACAACGGGCTGGTGCTGGCCGACTACAAGCTCAATATCCTCGACCGTGTCCCGGATCACTACTTCAAGAACGCCGCAACGGTCAAGCAAGCTGCCACTGAGCTGGGGCTGGGAATCTACCCGACAGTCTGCTCGGGGGGCTATGATAGTGGCTTGCTCGCGCACGATCCCAACCTGGCCGAGGGGCTGCCGGTGAAGGATGCCGTGTTTGTGGTGAAGGGCAAGACCGCGACCCTGGAGAGTGCGGGGGTGAACCTGCTGCCGGGCGGTGCGCTCGACGAGGCACGCAGCGGGAACTTTACGGGCTGGGACTTCAACGACGCCGCGGCGCTCGACACGAGCGTGAAGAAGAGTGGGGCTGCGGCGCTACGCTTCACGGCCACTTCGGGGAACCTGCGGGTGAGCAAGCGGCTCGCGCTGCCGCCGTTTCGCCAGTACCACCTCTCGGTGTGGATCAAGACCGAGGGCTTCAAGAGCGCGGGAGAGATTCACTGCACCGTGCTTCCGGGGGGCGCGAAGGCCAACCTGTGCCACTCCAACGCGGGTGTCAAGCCGACCCAAGACTGGACCCAGCACCACTTTGTCTTCAACACGCTGGATAGTCCGTCGGTGACTCTCTACCTGGGCGGCTGGGGCGCGGTGGGCGGGACTCTGTGGCTCGATGATGTGCGCCTGGAAGAAGTGGGCCTGCTCAATGTCGTGCGCCGCGCCGGGTGCCCTCTGACGGTTCGCAGCGACGATGGCACGGTCTACACGGAGGGACGTGACTTTGAAAAAATCGTCGATCCGCGCATGGGCAATGTCCCCTGGCCCGGTGAGTTCGAGGTCTGGCACGCGCCGCCGAGCATTGCGATTCCCGCCGGCTCGCGCATCAGGGACGGCCAGCGGCTGCGGGTCTCGTACTACCACGCGATCACGATCTACGACGGCCAGGTGAGCGCCTCGCTGGTCGATCCCGCGGTCTTTGCGCTCCATAAAGACCAGCTCCAGCGGGTGCAGAAGCTCCTCACACCGCAGGGCTTCTTCCTCTCCCACGATGAGCTGCGCACCGCGGGCTGGAGCGCCGACTCTCAGGCCACGGGCAAGACTCCCGGAGCACTGCTCGCCGAGAATGTCAAGACCTGTATCGCCTACGCCCGCCAGACCGCACCCCGCGCCGAGCTGGTCGCCTGGTCGGATATGTTCGATCCGTTCCACAACGCCGTGGACAACTACTACCTCGTGCGCGGCAGCCTCGCGGGAAGCTGGGAAGGCTTGGCCAAAGACGTGCAGATCATGAACTGGAACTCGGGGAAGGCCAAGGAGAGCCTGGACTTCTTCGCCAAGCGCGGCCACTCGCAGATTTTAGCGGGCTACTACGACAGCAACCCCAGCGCGATCAAGGGCTGGCTCGCCACCGCCAAGGCCCTGGGCGGCGCACGGGTCACGGGGGTGATGTACACGACCTGGGCCAATAACTACAGCCAGCTAGAGGCATTCGCAAAAGCGGCGTGGGGTTAAAAAACCAGACAACGAGTGTCCGGGCTTGAGAGGGCTACGGCTGCCTTCGCAGCCAACCGAGCTTAGTGCTCGCGAAGGCGAGCGTCGCCCTTTTAAGCCCAAGGACTCGTTCCTGGGGCAACTCGTGGTTCCGGCAACGTGTTCCTCGGGCTAATCTCGGGCCATTTCCTGAGCAGGTATAATGCCCGCATGTATCGTCACCGCCTTTTCTTAACCCTTCTTGCCCTCGGAATCGCCGCCGTGCCCACCCTGGCACAGCGAGGTGGGGGGAATCCCTTTGCACCGCCCGCGGCCAAGCTCCAGTACGCCCCCGACCGGGACTTTGACCTTCAGCACCTGAAGGTGGAGCTCGATATCGACTGGCCCAATCGCAAGTTCACGGGGGCGTCCACCAACACAGTCGCGCCCTTGCGAGCGGGGCTCACGGTGCTGCACTTTCACGCAGGGAAGAATATCGAGGTGGCGACCGCCGATACTGAGGGAAAGCCACTGACCTTTAAGCGCGACGGCGAGCTTCTCGCCGTGACCTTTCCGGCGCCTTTGGCAAAGGACAAGCCGCTCCTCGTGCGTTTTACGTATAAAGGCGGCGGGATTCAGGGCGGGGGATTTGGTCAGGGCGATGGCTTCCACTGGATGAACCCCACCGAGAACAACAAGGACAAACAGGGCTTCTGGACCCAGGGGGAGACGTCGGGGAACCGCGAGTGGGCGGTGACCTGGGACTACCCCAACGACTTCACCACCACCGAGACCATCACGACGGTTCCGGCGGAGTGGAGTGTCGTGGGCAATGGCCTCCCCCTGAGCGACACGGTCAAGAACGGCCGCCGGACGGTGCGCTGGAAGATGACCCAGCCCCATGCCACCTACCTCATGGCACTGGTCGCGGGGCCCTTTGACATTAAGAAAGACAAGTGGCGCGATGTGCCACTGTGGTATGTCGTTCCCAAGGGCTACGGCGACATGATCGATGCCAGCTTTGGCGACACCCCGGACATGCTGGAGTTCTTCTCCACCATCACCGGAGTCAAGTACGCCTGGCCCAAGTACGCCCAGAACGCCATGTACGACTTCGGCGGTGGCATGGAGAATGTCTCGTCCACGACCCTAGGAATGGGCGCCCTCACCGACTTCCGCTCCGGCTTCCGAGGCATGGCCAGCCTCAACTCCCACGAGCTGGCCCACCAGTGGTTTGGGGATCTGGTGACCTGTAAGGACTGGGGCGAGGCCTGGCTCAACGAGAGCTTTGCGACTTTCTTCGAGACACTCTACATGGAGCATAGCCGGGGCAAGCACGCCTACGACCGGGAGATCGAGGGCAACATGCGCGCCTACTTTGGCGAGTCCCGCCGCTACAAGCGCCCCGTCTCCACCAACCTCTACCGCGACCCCGATGTGATGTTCGATAGCCACACCTACCCCAAGGGCGGCGTCATCCTCCACACCCTGCGGCGTCAGCTCGGGGATGCAGTGTTCTTTGGGGGGATCAAGAAATACCTCACCGAGCACCGCCACACCCCGGTGGAGTGGGAGGACCTCTGCCGCGCCTTTACGGACTACAGTGGGATCAACTGCGAGCCGTTCTTCCAGCAGTGGCTCCTCAAGCCCGGCCACCCCGTGCTGGAGTACGACTGGAAGTGGGACGAGGCCACGAGCGAGGTGGTGCTCTCGGTCAAGCAGACCCAGGACACCGCCGATGGCACCCCGATCTACACGATTCCTACCAAGGTGGGGCTGATCCGAGATAGTCTCAACCGCGTCCCGGTAACCCTCAGTGCCGCTGAGCAGGTCTTTCGGATCAAGGCCACCTCGAAGCCTGCCGCGGTGATCCTCGACCCGGATCATGACTTCCTCCGTGAGCTCAAGCACGACTTCGCCCCCGACGAGCTGCTACCGATCCTCAAGTACGCACCGGTTGGGCTGGATAAGACCATCGCGATGCAGGGCCTCCTCACCGACACCCCATCGGAGGCCGCCGTCGCCGCGATCGCAGCCCTCGGCAAGGCAGATGCAGAGCGCTTCCCCGCACTGGCGAGCCTGGACGGTCTCGGTCGGCTGGAGCGTGAGGACCTTCGTCCCTTGTGGCGTGGCCTGCTCACCCACGTCAGCGATGCCCGGCGCGGCGATGCCATCCGTGCCCTCGGCAAGCTCAAGCACGACCCAGCCGATGCCAAGCTCTTGATCGGGCTGCTCACGGAGAAGGAGACCTACTCCAACTGCGCCGCGATCGCCACGGTTCTGGATGTATGGGACGATAAAGCCTACGCGACGGAGATCGCGAAGGCGAAGAAGCTCGCCCAGCGGCCCCGTCGCGGCGGGGGACGGTAGCGATGGAAGCCGTTCGGTTTGGGGTTTTAGGGTGTGCCCGCGTGTTTGAGCGCCGCATGGCACCGGCGCTGAAGCGTGCGGGAAATGCGGTGCTCCATGCGGTCGCCTCACGCTCCCCGGAGAAAGCGACTGCCACAGCCCAGAGACACGGTGCGGCCAAGGCCTACGGTAGCTACGAGGCCCTCCTCGCCGATTCG from the Armatimonas rosea genome contains:
- the glpK gene encoding glycerol kinase GlpK, giving the protein MILAIDSGTTSCRTLAFDASGRCVALAQQEFPQYYPQPGWVEHDPEEIWRAQKATLDAVVAQVGKQNIQAIGITNQRETVVAWDKHTGEPLANAIVWQCRRTTELCHQLKDAGHEPGVRAKTGLLLDPYFSGTKIQWLSERVETKDAYFGTVDTWLLWKLTGGQSYATDPSNASRTLLYNLQTNNWDDELLALFGVARASLPTIQPSGSVFGHWEGIPICGILGDQQAALYGQQCITPGMAKCTYGTGCFLLKTENPPTERDQWVPGILQTVAWEKNGELTYASEGAVFIAGAAVQWLRDGLGLIATAAETEALARSVPDSGGVVFVPAFTGLGAPYWNPEARGLICGLTRGTTKAHLVYATLEAIAQQNADLLEAMSLAGILRVDGGASRNDFLMQLQADLLGIPVERPAQTETTAFGVAVLAGQTAGIFDIAPWRAERVFEPALSQDERAHRRESWRRAVARAL
- a CDS encoding Uma2 family endonuclease, encoding MATQMERPRLRLTQAHVKLMLDANLITPHDYELIDGDLIEKMPQNQPHSAANDNGYDTLTALFGRGFVQHSAPIYINNSTSPEPDLAVLKQHRRTYTDNPAASECSLVVEVSDSTLAYDRTTKAELYARAGIPEYWIVNLNARTLIVHRSPTDEGYGELRTLTETDSVTPLGQSSSVAVADLF
- a CDS encoding redoxin domain-containing protein produces the protein MFLPALVYLIQDTIDPRAEALLESNAKAIAALKSFKAEGDIVTQSGTNTRHTVSQVLAGRPSFLRYELWTVDDAGKKSEQPISLLLSDGKQYVRQSGKTYTTLTANPATMSLGAEPWDGFFSEKRTFQTVFAGYKQQKTLAALALGEPEVVEGEKCSVVSYRYTMSLGTNTIKYEGKLYFGQDSLARRKVQTIQVGEGPKSTSTATIRNLQKNAPLPEPTAFAYVPGPGIEPFKAPTPKPAAPRPPLLAVGTPAPDFTVMTLDGKPVKLSDFRGKVVVMDFWATWCGPCMVTMPHIEKTWQKLKGRNDITVLGVCVWDTKEKYDEWVPKNQDKFTFPLVFDTAARDTANSIAKKLYSVSGIPTTYIIDKEGKIAASFVGSRDIPAGVEPALAKLGIPLAP
- a CDS encoding orotidine 5'-phosphate decarboxylase / HUMPS family protein encodes the protein MRPIVQISLDIVDLDEALETAHLAMRAGVDWLEAGTPMLMAHGANGVKVLREAFPDVPIVADLKIMDGGYREVEIVAKVGATHVVVMERAHPHTVREVVKAGRDFGVEVMGDNMISENLIDSAKRLEDLGCGYVIHHIGFDERRGIAASGQRMPSPLDQLREVCEAVSVPVQAVGGLTTEQAIACPSYGAPLVVLGAPLTVDDYAFKSASNNLEEIVRHICERIHAQG
- a CDS encoding M1 family metallopeptidase: MYRHRLFLTLLALGIAAVPTLAQRGGGNPFAPPAAKLQYAPDRDFDLQHLKVELDIDWPNRKFTGASTNTVAPLRAGLTVLHFHAGKNIEVATADTEGKPLTFKRDGELLAVTFPAPLAKDKPLLVRFTYKGGGIQGGGFGQGDGFHWMNPTENNKDKQGFWTQGETSGNREWAVTWDYPNDFTTTETITTVPAEWSVVGNGLPLSDTVKNGRRTVRWKMTQPHATYLMALVAGPFDIKKDKWRDVPLWYVVPKGYGDMIDASFGDTPDMLEFFSTITGVKYAWPKYAQNAMYDFGGGMENVSSTTLGMGALTDFRSGFRGMASLNSHELAHQWFGDLVTCKDWGEAWLNESFATFFETLYMEHSRGKHAYDREIEGNMRAYFGESRRYKRPVSTNLYRDPDVMFDSHTYPKGGVILHTLRRQLGDAVFFGGIKKYLTEHRHTPVEWEDLCRAFTDYSGINCEPFFQQWLLKPGHPVLEYDWKWDEATSEVVLSVKQTQDTADGTPIYTIPTKVGLIRDSLNRVPVTLSAAEQVFRIKATSKPAAVILDPDHDFLRELKHDFAPDELLPILKYAPVGLDKTIAMQGLLTDTPSEAAVAAIAALGKADAERFPALASLDGLGRLEREDLRPLWRGLLTHVSDARRGDAIRALGKLKHDPADAKLLIGLLTEKETYSNCAAIATVLDVWDDKAYATEIAKAKKLAQRPRRGGGR